The following is a genomic window from Malus sylvestris chromosome 7, drMalSylv7.2, whole genome shotgun sequence.
GTTGTCACAATCTTCCCGACCAAGCCTTTTACACTGACACATGTAGTATCTGCCATAAATAACTTGTCTTTGGGAAAATCCACCAGCTTTCTAATTTTTAGGGCATTCCGATCAGGAATCAATCCAGAAGCTTTAACAACATCAAACTGTGCCACGGCTCCTCTGATACCATAGGTTGGATGGGATTTTTGTCCAAAAGCCATGCCATGACGCAATTTTGCAAAACCATACTCCCTTCTGTCTCCACCTAGCGTACGCTCATTTGTGCCAAGGCAAACATCAGGTCGAGCTCTTTGAAGGGGATTGTCCCAAGCCTCTGCACCATTTATATTTTCAACCAGATTCCAATCTATTTCTTTCATAGGATCTACAAACTTATCGCTAACCACAGGGACAAATAAATAAGCCTTTGCATGGTCCCAAGGAGTGGTGGAAGGTTCAACATCCACGTCCAGTACAATACTCATTAATCTTACATGAAAACTTTTAAGGGATGCCAACTGTACacaagaaattaaaaatttgattaaaaatctGTAGCTAAAATCTAAACAGTTAATCGTTTCAAaattaatcacattcaagtagGGTAGTAAACTATCAACCTGACTTTCAGTAATACATATTGAACCCCTGAAAACAAGGGATGCATCTATGGTCATGGTTCGAGCGATAAATAGATCCACCGACATCGATAACACCTATTAACAGAAAACGAGTTAGCAAAGAATGGGGAATTAGAAACAGATACCATTACACCTAAAATGGCAACAAGGTACCTCTGCATCCAGTTCATTTCCTACTAGAACTGCGAAGTCCGTAACTTGAGTCAAGAAAGGATCTTTTGAAGAGCCAGAGTTCACACATTTCACGCCATACATGTAAACATGAATTAATTCCAAGTCACAGCTCAAATCTCTTCCGGATAAGATCCATTCTCCCTGAAATGCCAGAGAGTAAACTATGAATTCTGTAACAAATCTACGTAAGAAGCACGAACCTTCAACCAAATATCAGAAAAGATAAATCTAAAGCATATGACATGCAGGATGAACTTACCTTGAGGATATCAGCTACACCTTCGGGATAGAACTCTCTGTGCCTGGCAGTTCCAGGAAGTGGATCTCCGCCATCATTCTGGTCAACCTGCTCTTTTTCTTCCCCAACTCCCTTGTCCGGCAAGAGCATGTCAGTAAATGCTCCCATCTCATGGAGTTTCTTGCAAGCAGCCAAGCAAACAGCCTGCATGATGAGGAAAAGATAAGCCAAATCCTtggataatgtgaagcaaaggTATCATGatcgtaaaaaacaaaagcaTGCCTGCTGTGCAAGGTGCATTGAACTGGACACAGGACCCTCAAGTGTCTCAAATGGTGCGTTACAAGGGAGTTGAAGTTTGCATGAATATTCAGTGTGACCTCCTTGCTTCTCATGCCTCACCATAACAAACTCAGGACGAAGAATTGAGTACCTGAACAACAGATTTAAGGCAAAATCAGTAATATGGACCTATTATAGTTGCTGTGGCAAAAACATTACTCTGATGAAAGAAGAACCTGTCGCTGGGAAGCTGAGAGCAGTAGAAATGGATGAGTCCAACAGCAGAATTTAAGCTCACAACAGCACCAGTTGACTCCACCTGGTACACTGTCTCTGGCGTTGTATCCGCTGAAATTAACCTAGCACTATCTTTCAGATGACTCAGATCAGTTCTCTCTATTGCTTGCTTCCGTAAAGTCTCCTCACTATTCCTGGCATTCCTTAAGAATGCTTCATGTGCCAGATTTCCTCTACAGGGCACCcgaaagaagaagagggaatttGATGTCAGTTATCATACGGAAAATAAAGTAAATCCTAAAGCCTATCTAAAAAAATTACTCATCAACAGCTTGGACATCTTCAGCAATCGCATTGCTCTCAGCAACATCAACCTTCCGCCCTTCATCTACAGCTGCCCCATCCTGGGCAGCATTGTCATCAGTCGCCTCTACCTAGGTTGCACCATCTTTGGCTGTACATACCTGGGCGACATGATCTTCACCTGCTCCACCAACGGCGTTCTCAAAGAAAAACTTAAGCATATCCTTGGAAGAAATAGTAAAAAGCTCAAGGTCTTTATCAGATAAGGCATAGTCAGATGTTGATGATGTGTTCAGAACTTCTTACCGGTAGGATGGCATGGGCCAATTTTTACGCAAGCATATGTCATTCAAGGTTTGTCGGGTAAATGTTTGActacccttcttcttcttcccattcTCTTCCTTCCCTTTAGTTTCAGCTGTTTCCTTATCTTTCAATGCAGCAAGTGCATTCCTAGCAGCCAGTTTCTGTGCCATCTTCTTTTGCGGATTCTGAGCAATTGCCATCTGGATGCCATCAATGAAGACTTCGACTGTAGCCACATTTCCACTTCGAGTGGCTTTGTATTCCAAGCCTTCAGCCTGTTGCTGGCATCTTTCTTGCAGCTCACGCACAGGATGCATTGGCAGTGTCTCTGGAGTAACCATTGGTTGCAACAGAGGTTGAAAGACCTATGGCCACAGAGACGGAAAAACCAGAAATTCATGGATTAATTTCCCAAACTCATCACCAAAGAACATCGAAAAGTAAAAATGCAGATTACGTGCCTTGAGTGAGATCTACCTTCCAAACAGCTGCAGTATTATGTCCACTGTCGAGAAAAATGGCACCTGCAATAGATTCAAAAATGTCACCAAGAACCTTTGGAGCTTTGCAATCTCCCAAACCAAAGGAGTTGAACCCTGGCTTTGATAATTCATTTCCGACTTCTTTCACAAAGTCATTAATCTGTAAACAGAATCCAAAAACGCTAAATTAGGATTTAGGCTCTATGCTGGCAGCTAACCTGCCTAATCTGTACCATCAGCTTCCCCTTCAAGTATGAAAATCCAAAAGTTTTAAGGGTAAGAAAGGGATTTGAGTACCTGTTTTTCAAGGGCACTCGACCCATGCCGAAGGTGCACATGGAGATTATGTTTCACAGCAACACGTGCAAATTTTTCATTGTTAACAGCAGCAGCTCGCAGGTCAGTCAACCTGCCTGGAGGTAGATTTGTGTAGGTGAAGAACAAGTGCCTTGTAATGAGATGATCTAAGACGGCATCACCAACAAACTCCAGCCGCTGATAACAGGATACTCCAGCAGATGGTCGAGAAGCATGACTAATGGCTTCTATCAAAAAGAACCTatcattaaatttaaaattca
Proteins encoded in this region:
- the LOC126629834 gene encoding endoribonuclease Dicer homolog 1-like, with amino-acid sequence MHPLFSGVQYVLLKLASLKSFHVRLMSIVLDVDVEPSTTPWDHAKAYLFVPVVSDKFVDPMKEIDWNLVENINGAEAWDNPLQRARPDVCLGTNERTLGGDRREYGFAKLRHGMAFGQKSHPTYGIRGAVAQFDVVKASGLIPDRNALKIRKLVDFPKDKLFMADTTCVSVKGLVGKIVTTAHSGKRFYVDSICYDMTAENSFPRKEGYLGPVEYSSYADYYKQKYGVELVFKQQPLIRGRGVSYCKNLLSARFEHAEEQDGESEEILDKTYYVFLPPELCLVHPLPGSLVRGAQRLPSIMRRVESMLLAVELKDMINYPLLRARRHFATKEQSFWVMLT